One Aegilops tauschii subsp. strangulata cultivar AL8/78 chromosome 7, Aet v6.0, whole genome shotgun sequence genomic window carries:
- the LOC109772113 gene encoding disease resistance protein Pik-2-like: MWKPPQGLWKMKALREVGWVLLEDDAVEVAQEVGELENLQRLSIYVDCEKPNGPKVLEELALSLSRTHSLRSLDMGTLSYEANAFNFLLELPSPPRLLQILRIAGGIDKLPNWVESLTYLVEFHMSWAHFINDQLFGVLCKLPNLKSIWMQRNCYTGLELVARAVHNFPALKNLRGTCDQEMPRVCKFEEGSMTKLEKLSLNFDNWSEKSIVGIEHLTSLKEVQLAGKRGNPALDRTLEQLKTESGRHPNQFTVGVKYD; encoded by the coding sequence ATGTGGAAGCCACCCCAGGGTCTCTGGAAAATGAAGGCACTGCGGGAGGTGGGCTGGGTATTGCTGGAAGATGATGCTGTTGAGGTTGCCCAAGAGGTAGGTGAACTAGAAAATTTGCAAAGGTTAAGTATCTACGTCGATTGTGAGAAGCCCAATGGTCCCAAGGTTCTTGAAGAGCTTGCCCTGTCCCTGAGTAGGACACACTCTCTCCGATCGCTCGACATGGGCACCTTGAGTTATGAGGCGAATGCATTTAACTTTCTCCTTGAGCTCCCGTCGCCGCCACGCCTCCTCCAAATCCTCAGGATCGCTGGTGGCATTGACAAATTGCCCAACTGGGTCGAATCGCTCACATATCTTGTTGAGTTTCACATGTCATGGGCACACTTTATCAATGACCAACTATTTGGGGTTCTGTGTAAGTTGCCCAACCTGAAGAGCATCTGGATGCAGCGGAACTGCTACACCGGTCTAGAGTTGGTTGCACGCGCTGTGCACAACTTTCCAGCGCTCAAGAATCTCAGAGGGACCTGTGATCAGGAAATGCCCAGAGTCTGCAAATTCGAGGAAGGATCCATGACAAAGCTCGAGAAACTTTCACTGAATTTTGACAACTGGAGTGAGAAGAGCATTGTGGGCATTGAGCACTTGACAAGCCTTAAAGAGGTGCAGCTCGCAGGTAAGAGAGGGAACCCTGCGCTGGACCGAACTCTGGAGCAGCTAAAGACGGAGAGTGGGAGGCACCCCAATCAGTTCACAGTTGGAGTGAAGTACGACTGA